Proteins encoded within one genomic window of Argiope bruennichi chromosome 7, qqArgBrue1.1, whole genome shotgun sequence:
- the LOC129975172 gene encoding serine/threonine-protein kinase RIO3-like, translated as MENADVLVAPPLLSSLTEPVVAPKITTTVNLSSSCPWGKINAVETVSLNDVMSEQLISSLVEEKPATLPDSTLFVDDLTGCGDDVTDCSDDYLLAKMLQLEFDKEHDEILKHEESKYNGQSKVKISYGKYRRLPAEVASSEDDDDKDYFLEQNQKNHWSNFEKAEKTFQAVGKSGVSRQGNVTTTKHDPTVCGRRNAGKLMELNSCISTGDGGMFDMKLSNNVYNTLRTYSKAESKRGQRLHEKKEKSTAEKALDEKTHLILYKLVNNQMLESLTGCISTGKEACVYHAWSGLPEEESPSPEFAIKVYKTTLNEFQNRDQYIKDDHRFRNRFTKQNPRKIIHLWAEKEMRNLIRMKEASIPCPDVVVLKKHVLVMSFIGKNTLPAPKLKDVESPFEDLTIMFEQTVEIMKTLYSECRLVHADLSEYNLLWHEEKVWVIDVSQAIETTHSRALEFLLRDCTNITSFFQKSGVLNVPTPEDLFFRICGKYPIFNSEDLLPEEEK; from the exons ATGGAAAATGCTGATGTACTTGTAGCGCCACCTTTATTAAGCTCTTTGACTGAACCTGTGGTGGCACCAAAAATAACTACTACAGTAAATTTGTCATCTTCTTGTCCATGGGGTAAAATTAATGCTGTAGAGACTGTTTCTTTGAATGATGTAATGAGTGAACAACTTATAAGTTCTTTAGTTGAAGAAAAACCTGCAACACTACCTGATTCAACTTT ATTTGTAGATGATTTAACTGGCTGTGGAGATGATGTAACTGACTGCAGTGATGATTATTTGCTTGCTAAAATGCTGCAATTGGAATTTGACAAAGAACATGATGAAATTTTGAAGCATGAGGAATCTAAATACAATGGTCAAAGCAAAG tgAAAATCTCCTATGGGAAATACCGCCGTCTTCCTGCTGAAGTTGCTTCATCAGAAGATGATGATGACAAAGATTACTTTTTAGaacaaaatcaaaaaaaccaCTGGAGTAATTTTGAGAAAGCAGAGAAGACATTTCAAGCTGTTGGGAAAAGTGGTGTTTCTCGTCAAGGAAATGTGACTACCACTAAACATGACCCTACTGTTTGTGGAAGAAGAAATGCTGGGAAATTAATGGag ttaaattctTGTATATCTACTGGTGATGGTGGGATGTTCGATATGAAATTGTCTAACAATGTATACAATACTCTGAGGACCTATTCTAAGGCTGAAAGTAAAAGAGGGCAAAGattgcatgaaaaaaaagaaaaatcaactgct gaaaAAGCATTAGATGAAAAAACGCATCTAATCTTATACAAGCTGGTTAATAACCAAATGTTAGAATCCCTCACTGGTTGCATCAGCACTGGAAAAGAGGCCTGTGTGTACCATGCCTGGAGTGGTTT GCCAGAAGAAGAATCTCCATCACCAGAGTTTGCCATAAAAGTGTACAAAACcactttgaatgaatttcagaATCGAGACCAATACATTAAGGATGATCATCGATTCAGAAACCGCTTCACAAAACAAAATCCTCGAAAAATCATTCATTTGTGGGctgaaaaagaaatgagaaatttaattag gATGAAAGAGGCTAGTATACCATGCCCTGATGTAGTTGTTTTAAAGAAGCATGTTCTAGTTATGTCATTTATTGGTAAAAATACTTTGCCTGCTCCAAAACTCAAGGATGTAGAATCACCATTTGAGGATTTGACCATTATGTTTGAGCAAACTGTAGAG ataATGAAAACTTTGTATTCAGAATGCAGATTGGTCCATGCTGATCTTAGTGAGTACAATTTGCTGTGGCATGAAGAGAAGGTATGGGTCATTGATGTGAGTCAAGCCATCGAGACTACGCATTCCCGAGCTCTGGAATTTTTACTAAGAGACTGCACAAATATAACATCA tTTTTCCAGAAAAGTGGTGTACTAAATGTTCCTACTcctgaagatttatttttcagaatttgtgGTAAATATCccatttttaattctgaagatcTACTACCAGAGGAAGAAAAATAG
- the LOC129975173 gene encoding 60S ribosomal protein L30-like, which translates to MVAQKKQKKAMESINSRLALVMKSGKYVLGQKQTLKALRQGKAKLVIIANNTPPLKKSEIEYYAMLAKTGVHHYSGSNIELGTACGKYFRVCALSITDPGDSDIIRTMPTEQQ; encoded by the exons ATGGTCGCTCAAAAAAAACAG AAAAAGGCCATGGAGAGCATTAACTCCAGACTAGCCCTTGTCATGAAATCTGGTAAATATGTGCTAGGACAGAAGCAAACATTAAAGGCTTTGAGGCAGGGGAAAGCAAAATTAGTGATAATTGCTAATAACACACCTCCTCTTAA gaAAAGTGAAATTGAATATTATGCTATGCTTGCAAAGACAGGAGTCCATCATTATTCAGGCAGTAATATTGAACTTGGAACAGCCTGTGGCAAATACTTCAGAGTGTGTGCATTGAGTATAACTGATCCAG gtGATTCTGATATCATTAGGACTATGCCTACAGAGCAACAGTaa